One stretch of Lachnospiraceae bacterium oral taxon 096 DNA includes these proteins:
- a CDS encoding ATP phosphoribosyltransferase, whose translation MRYITVALAKGRLAEKAMEMFEKIGISCEEMKDKTSRKLIFSNEELGIRFFLSKTSDVPTYVEYGAADIGIVGRDTILEEGRQLYEVLDLKMGKCKMCVCGPAAAAELLKHHEQIRVATKYPNIAKDYFYNKKHQTVEIIKLNGSIELAPIVGLSEVIVDIVETGTTLRENGLEVLEEICDLSAKMVVNRVSMKRENKRISQIIKDISEKVLYNKIVD comes from the coding sequence ATGAGGTATATAACAGTTGCACTGGCCAAGGGGCGATTGGCCGAAAAGGCCATGGAGATGTTTGAAAAGATTGGCATTTCCTGTGAGGAGATGAAGGACAAAACATCGAGAAAACTTATTTTTTCCAATGAGGAATTAGGTATTCGCTTCTTTCTATCAAAGACTTCCGATGTTCCAACTTATGTAGAATATGGGGCAGCCGACATTGGCATTGTGGGAAGAGATACCATCTTGGAGGAGGGAAGACAACTCTATGAGGTGCTGGACTTAAAGATGGGAAAATGTAAGATGTGTGTCTGTGGACCAGCTGCCGCAGCAGAACTATTAAAGCATCATGAGCAAATCCGTGTGGCCACAAAGTATCCCAATATTGCCAAGGACTATTTTTACAATAAAAAGCATCAGACGGTGGAGATTATTAAGTTAAATGGAAGTATTGAGCTTGCACCAATTGTTGGATTGTCAGAGGTCATTGTCGACATTGTGGAGACAGGAACAACATTGCGAGAAAATGGTCTTGAGGTACTTGAAGAAATTTGTGATTTGTCCGCTAAAATGGTGGTCAATCGTGTGTCCATGAAGCGTGAAAATAAGAGAATTTCACAAATCATTAAAGACATCAGTGAAAAAGTGTTATATAATAAGATTGTAGACTGA